The stretch of DNA acactggagtgggttaccatttcctactccaaattAAAGAAAGGGGCTGGTCAAATACATTCTTCAGTCGTGGCTGTGTGTCCCAGGCAAAAGCAAAACGTGTTCAAGAATACTGTTCCCATTCGTTAAATACAAAATAACTGTTATTCACCCACATGAAAATTGCCCCAACCAAATACAAGGATGTACAGTAACAGGTGTACCGGaagacagggagagagggagacatgGTCATAGACACAGGGACGAAGGGGCCGGGTGAAGTTGGAACTCAGCTGTCACCTAAAGAATATGGAAAAAGGTGGGGACATTGTTGGAAGATGACAAGGATCCAGGGCACTAATTAGATAAAGGAAGCTGTTCATAAGCTTCTTGCTTGGAGGGTAAACGAGTGCAACTTTAGTTCAGAACTGCGAACTCCGGAGCTGTAACTGGGGAAGTCAGCTAAGGATGGAGTGTGGGGATCCAGTCCTTCTCCAGTTGGGCGATGACTCTCCCAGGACAGCGTCCCAGCCTCCCGCTCCCGCTCTCGAGGCTAGCAGGCCTTAGAGTGGAAAGAGATGCGTCCCAGTCACCAGGTCCCTGGCACCCTCCCCACCTCCGTCAGGTTCCCGCCAGCCGCGGGCGCTCAGGCGCAGGCAGAAATCACCCCGCCGGTGTGGGAGGGCTCCACCAAAAGCAAGAAACCGGGCAGTAGGAGCGCCAGCGGAAATCGCTCCCTCATCCCGACCCTTGGTCCCTGGAAAAGCGCTTGCAGCATTAAGTTCGGCAGCACGTCTCAGTTCAGGCAGTGCGCTCACCAGAATACCAGGCGTGAGCAGAGGTTCGCGTCCCGCAGCGGGTTGGGCTTCCTCTCCGGGAACACCTGCAACATCTTGCTGGCCGAGGGTGTGGGTGCGGGTCGTGGCCGTCCTTGCAATCGCTGCCGCTGTTCCTGTAGGGCCCGACAGAGACGTTGGAAACCTGGCCGCCTCTCCGGTCTGCTTGGCGTGAACTGAGAACCACCTGCGTCTCTGGGACTGGAGTGCCCGCTGCCTGTCGGTGCCCTCCCACGAGGTCGCCCGCTACGCGCCTCTGCCACAGCTGAGGAGTGCCCGGGGCGGGAGCGATGGGAGCGCCCGGCAACCTCCACCCCCAGGCTAGGGAGGACACTGCAAGGAGCCACGCAGGTGGAAGCCAAGGCCATGAGGGCAGCTGATAGAGGTGGATAAGTGAATTACCCACCACCCTGGGTCCTCCCAGACGCCCCAACCTACtcacctgacttcagactctagcAAAGTGCTTGCTGTGAACCCAGGCACCCACCGAGGAGGTGCAGAGGGAGCATAGACTtcgccacccacccacccacccccaccacggCGCACCTCCCCTCAACCCCCCCCCCcgtgcccccccccaccccacgctGCTGCAGCTGGTAAAAGGAGATAGCAGCCCGACCTCTGGGCAAGCTGCCCTCATCAGTACCAAAAAAGGGCACTGTGGGAGAACTGTAGTGGAGCAGCACCTTTCCCAGGATATGTGCGCCTCCCCACGCCCTTTTCCTCTGCCTGTCTCTTGTTGTAGAAAAGCTTTACTCTCCCAGGCCTTCCCTGAGTCACAAAAGGCCAACTCAGGATTAATGATTAAAAGAATGTGAACAtattatcaaaaaatatttaaacagtagATCAGCCATGTAACCGTCTATAGTTCCTCCCTGAAGAACCTAGTAACAGTGTCTGATGCATATCTTGACTTGTTTTGCTAAAAACCCCACCAGATGCAGTTAACTGCAAAAACCCTGACCAGCGGGAGCCTAAGGATTGATGATGCTAAACCCTGTGATTACACTAGCTTTGTTACCAACCAATTAAAGAATAGAGCAGTAGCTGATCACACACCCTGGACTCTCCTTCAGTGTGTTTTTAAAGAGCCTCCCCTGAAATCCATCAGAGAGTTCAgatcttttgagcatgagctgcctgTACTCCTTGCTTTGGCCCTTACAGTAAGTCTCTGTCTGCTCTGAACTCctatgttttggtttgtttggcctcactttGCCTCCAGCTTAGTAACTTGGGTTATACACAATTTATGGCCAAGCATTTGACCTCAAACAACAGCATGGTTTAACACAGTTTTTTTTGTTGAGctatgaaaggttgttgttgaatcatgcgaagacactgggattcttggcccccggaggagaaggaTTCAATCCgaggccagagacgaggcttgatcgctcagagcttttgtgtaataaattttaataaagtatcaaggagatagagaaagcttctgacataggcatcagaagggtgcagaaagagtacccacttgctagtgttagcaatgaacttatatactctccaatgaatccaaagaatggctggaggttgtaaagacctcatcagacctactcccataatttacattttaagataacactgtcctcaggcaggatacatccttgtaaagaccaggtctactcccataatttacattttaagataacactgtcctcaggcaggatacatccttgtaaagaccaggtctactcccataatttacagtttaagataacagaaggtttaatccaaagactgtccttaggcagaatacattattgttacataatcctaaggaatgtggagaaagaaaaaaagtttgtcctttcttcctccttgagaattccagacctctCTCCTTGAGGACCCCTAGATtacctatcaacctgcctaggatcTAACTCTCTCAGCTACAAACACCTAAGGAAAGGTAACAGAAGGTTAGAAAAGCTCAAATGATTTTGGAAGACGAATCCATGCAGTTATTGGGAAAAGCTTTTGGCATCTCACATGTTGTATTGTGTGGGGGATTTCTGTGAGTTTTTGCTGCCCTCTTggattgggaaaggagaacatggggagagagaggctgccttatgatttctttcatcatgagCTCAGGGCCTGGCAGAATAAGAGTGACATATGTTTTAGAGCATAGGTCGTATGCTTTTCTGGGGGTCTTACCTCATTTTTAACTCTAACAATGCCCTATTCAAGAAAGTAGTATCATCactactttacagataagaaaaatgaggctcaAGGACAGCACTTGTCCAAGGTCTTCAAATAAGTGAATGATGAATCCTAATTTAGACTCAAGTGAGATTCCAGCATGGTCTGTCTCACTGGAGGATGGACAGTGTGTGTGAAAAGTGTCTAGAAAATGCTGTTTGAATGAGTGACTTCATAACTGAAAGAATAAGATCTTGGGCTCTCACTCAAATCTTTAGTTGTTTGTGTGGCTGTCTTACTAGCTCAGCAGCTTCCCTTCCCTTTCACCCTAAATGAAGAAAGATCAAAGTTTGTGGTGCTTATAACAAGATCACTTTATTATTCTTTGACAATTGCCCATTGACCTTGGCTAAAACATTGTTATTAATAATGGCTTTTAGCTTCAGCCATTCAAAAATGAGTATGTGCTACAGAACTGATGTACAGGAGTTAACAATACAGTACTGCatgcttttaattttctaagaGAGTACATCTTAAGTGTTcccaacataaaaaataaaaaaagggaaaatggataAAGTGTGAAGTAttacatttcacaatatatacatgtatctagtCATCAGACTACAAGTTAACTATATACAATTTCTGACtctcaattatacctcaataaagctggaaggaAAATGGCTTTTGAGGAAGGCCTTAATGTATTCAAATACTTTTTAAGTCAAATGTATAAGAATGGCAAAATGttgataattttaaattaatggaCATGATAGGGGGTTACTATACTATTTTCTTGATAATTCATGCTTGTTTGAAATTTTCTgctacaaaaaggaaaacaatgagaGCTGAAATTTGTAGTATTTCAATTACCTGCTTTCTGATGCTAGTTCTTTCTCAGATAACACAATCTACAACCTTTATAGTCAGTCCTCACATCTGATTTACAGTTCTCTTTGATGGTCTCTTTGACATTCCCTACATTTTCCAGCCCTAGTTCTGcttcaaagatgaagaaatttCTTGCTGAAGATGGAAGTTTAGTGACTTCCCTTGTCAGACTACCCCAGACTGTTGTCTCCAGTCCCCATTACTATCTCAGGATCATAATTAGTGATCTCCAAACTGCTAAATACACTCAGTCCATTCTCTTGTCTTTTTATAAATTAAGATCTTTTGAAACTTGGCATTTTTTCTGAACATTTACTAATATGCTTTTTAGTAGAGATATTGAGAACCAGTGTTGAATTATACAGGGAAGACTGTATATGAAGCCAGGGACCAAAGATCTTGATGTTTTGATTGTTATCTAAATTTCTCAGATCTAAAATGAGAAACCCGTATTTCTCCTACTTCCTACAGGGTTATTGTAAGCCTCAGAAATTGTGAATACACTTTGTAAAAAACGTTAGGTTTTAAGGCAATATACaagaaaatgtttgtttgtttgttttttattcattgaACAAATGAAGGCCTTCTAGGTACATGACCACTAGGCCAGGCACAAGCTTGTAAACATGGGGACGATGTCATAAGGCCTCTATCTGCAATTGTTTACTGATGTTAAtggaccaactcaatggatatgagttggagcaagttctaggagatggtaaaagacagggaagcctggtgtgatgcagtccatggactcacaaagagtcggacatgactgagcgactgaacaacaactgatcTTAAATGGTTCAGTATTATAACTAAAAAGACAATAGCAAGTAGAAAGGAtatagagaaactggaaccctcatacatcactggtaggaatgtaaaatagtacagccacaAAGGTACCGTATAACCTAGGAATACTACTCCTAGTTTTCTACCCAAGATACATGAAAACCTATGTCTATACAAAAACCTTGATACAAagtcatagtagcattattcaaaaaaaagtcaaaaagtaTACTAGGGGTGTGCAGAACCATATGTACATCAACtagtgagtgaataaataaaatgtgatattacatgcaatggaatattatttggcaagaCAGACATCCTGAtgtatgctacaacatggatgaacactgaaaacattatgctgagttaGTGAAGGCAAACACTGACTCTAGTGAGGATGATGAGACGAATTCTAAGGAGAGATTCAATCTTGTTGGACTTGATAATTCCTTCCCAAACAAACTTCAGGGACACGTGATACAAATTTGTATATGTGCAATCTATAAATTATTAAATGGTCTAAAGGATCCTGTCAAAAAGTCAAAAAAGCATGTTAAATCTAAAGTAGGTttacagtcatgtccaactctctgcaactacatgaactgtagcccaccaagctcctctgtccatgggattttccaggcaaaaatactggagtgggttgccatttccttctccaggagatcttcccaacccagggactgaacccctgtctcctaagtctcctgcattagcaagcagactctttaccaccaagccacctagaaagcccaggTATAAGAgtgataatattaataaaatgtttcagTTAAGACAGTGCTGGTCCTCAAGCATTTTTCTACCAAGGCACATAGGAGAGATGACATTCAGAATTTGAATATACTCCAGTGAATATCCACAGTTCTGAATATGGCAATAATTTCTTTGTTACTGCAATTTCTATCAATCTATCCACCTCTGTAAGCTCAAGAGTCAGCCCTCAAATCAAATATAGCCAATCataatataccatgttcttgtcCAGAGGGTTTGGCACAGAAATAACCTCGTGGCCCACATCAGACTAACTTGCTTTCCTCCTTGagaatctttgtttcttttcctgaagTTAGAAAGGGAAAGgcctctctttcatttctaatgaggGAGTTATAAGGATATGACCAAACGCTGCTGGTAGCCATGTGCCCCATTTATGTGGAGATGCCTGAAAGAATAAAGCAGGTACTCAAGGGCAAGTCATACAGTAATGgctatttattaaacacctaccgTGTGCCAACAACTGTTCCAGGAGCAAGGGATATATAAGTGAACAGGACAAGTGGTGTAACAGAGAGTCTTGGTGGCATCAAGTCTCTGGGTCTCCTGAGGCTAAAGGGATCCCTTATTGGCTGGTGTGACCTGGAGCAAAAGAAGCTGGAGTAGAAACTGTCACTTCCCAGCTCATGTCCTCTGACATTCATTCAAAATTCAGGCAACTCACTGCTTACCTGCAGCTCTCTGCTGAAGGGCCTTTTTCTGCCTGTGGGAGCACACTGGGGACATACACAAGATAAGCCAGAACCATTGGATTCAGCCCTCAAACAATGATGGATGGGGAGTGGGTAGATAAACACCCCAGTGCCTTTGCCTGTTAGTTGGAACAATTCTGTCTCCTGGGGTGACCCTGCAGGAAGGAGGCCAGTAACCCAAACAGTAACTGTGTTGTTAACACactttttattgatttaatatCATTCTCGGTCTCACTTCTCCACTTCCTACAAATGTTTCCTGGGATCACTTCTAAATTACCTTCGTTCACTCAAATCCTTGTCTCAGAATTCATGGGAGACCTAATTAAGACACCTAACATAAATGTCCTTCTAAAAGCTAAAGAATATGGTCCTTTGCTTGCACAATATCCTAACtataatataataatgtatattttaaaacttacaaaatCGATACaatatatgataatataatttatatttcataaatttattgagtttcagttcagttcagtcacgaacccgtgaaccacagcacaccaggcctccctgtccatcaccaactcccggagtctacccaaacccatgtccatcgagttggtgatgccatccagccacctcatcctctgtcgtcctcttctcctcctgtccccaatccttcccaccatcagagtcttttccaaagagtcaactctctgcatcaggtggccaaagtgctggagtttcagcttcaacatcagtctttccaatgaacacccaggactgatctcctttagggtagattggttggatctccttgcagtccaagggactctcaagagtcttctccaacaccacagttcaaaagcatcagttcttcggctctcagctttcttcactgcttttcaatatgctatctaggttggtcataacttttcttccaaggagtaagcgtcttttaatttcatggctgcaatcaccatctgcagtgatttgggggcccttttccactgtttccccatctatttcccataaagtgatgggaccagatgccatcatcttagttttctgaatgttgagcttcgtta from Bubalus bubalis isolate 160015118507 breed Murrah chromosome 13, NDDB_SH_1, whole genome shotgun sequence encodes:
- the LOC123464839 gene encoding uncharacterized protein LOC123464839, whose translation is MALASTCVAPCSVLPSLGVEVAGRSHRSRPGHSSAVAEARSGRPRGRAPTGSGHSSPRDAGGSQFTPSRPERRPGFQRLCRALQEQRQRLQGRPRPAPTPSASKMLQVFPERKPNPLRDANLCSRLVFWWINPLFKIGYKRRLEEDDMYSVLPGDRSQYLGQELQRYWDQEVLRANEDTREPSLMKAIIKCYWKSYMPFAIFTLFELL